Proteins encoded together in one Terriglobia bacterium window:
- a CDS encoding ABC transporter ATP-binding protein/permease, translated as MIKRLRPLFPYVRKYRRGYLLGTLSVLLDNGTWILFPLVIGRAFDDLRAGITRQKLLQWALVLIAVTVVKGVFRFLTRWIVIGISRDIEFDLRNDLFRHLEQLSYSYYQRTRTGDIMAKATNDLNAVRMLLGPAIMYSANTLVFTVGALAFMITLSPRLTLYAFAPLPIVSIIVQYFGRRIHERFERIQAMFSEISAHAQENFSGARILRAFAQEDAEIASFEKANQEYIRRSLRLVRLMGMLWPTLEFLLGFAVVLVLWLGGREVLLGRMTVGSFVAFNTYMVQLTWPVIALGWVINIFQRGTASMARIDEIFQQQPEIADVAFVHGDGAQFPESALPIHGELEFRNLNFSYNGTPVLKGINLTIPGGSSLAIVGPTGSGKSTLVSLIPRVYDASEGSVLVDGRPIREYPLAWLRKNIGFVPQETFLFSDAVRENIAFGVESATDLAVRQAAEGANMAQEIEGFPEKYNTMVGERGITLSGGQKQRTAIARALIRDPRILVLDDALSSVDTYTEEKILNHLHEVMRGRTTIFISHRVSTVRNADRIAVLFDGRIVELGTHEELLSLNGYYTDLYNKQLLEEELETV; from the coding sequence ATGATCAAGCGACTCCGACCTCTGTTCCCGTACGTGAGGAAGTACCGCCGCGGCTACCTCCTCGGCACGCTTTCGGTGTTGCTGGACAACGGCACCTGGATACTGTTCCCGCTGGTGATCGGGCGCGCATTCGATGACCTGCGAGCCGGCATCACGCGCCAGAAGCTGCTGCAATGGGCGCTGGTGTTGATCGCCGTCACCGTGGTCAAGGGTGTCTTCCGCTTTCTGACCCGTTGGATCGTCATCGGCATCTCGCGCGACATCGAATTCGACCTGCGCAACGACCTGTTCCGCCATCTGGAACAGCTTTCCTACTCTTATTACCAGCGCACCCGCACCGGCGACATCATGGCCAAGGCCACCAACGACCTGAACGCGGTGCGCATGTTGCTCGGCCCCGCGATCATGTACTCGGCCAACACCCTGGTGTTCACGGTCGGCGCGCTGGCATTCATGATCACCCTCAGCCCGCGCCTCACGCTCTATGCTTTCGCGCCGCTGCCCATCGTCAGCATCATCGTGCAGTATTTTGGGAGGCGTATTCACGAGCGCTTCGAGCGCATCCAGGCCATGTTTTCCGAGATCTCCGCCCACGCACAGGAAAACTTCTCCGGCGCGCGCATCCTTCGCGCCTTCGCCCAGGAAGACGCGGAGATCGCCAGCTTCGAAAAGGCGAACCAGGAATACATCCGCCGCAGTCTCAGGCTGGTGCGGCTGATGGGCATGCTGTGGCCGACCCTGGAATTTCTGCTCGGCTTCGCGGTTGTCCTGGTGCTCTGGCTGGGTGGGCGCGAAGTGCTGCTGGGCCGCATGACCGTCGGCAGCTTCGTCGCCTTCAACACCTACATGGTGCAACTCACCTGGCCGGTGATTGCGCTCGGATGGGTGATCAACATCTTCCAGCGCGGCACCGCTTCCATGGCGCGCATCGATGAAATCTTTCAGCAGCAGCCCGAAATCGCCGATGTCGCATTTGTCCATGGCGATGGAGCGCAATTTCCCGAGAGTGCGCTTCCGATCCACGGCGAACTCGAATTCCGCAACTTGAATTTCAGTTACAACGGCACGCCGGTGTTGAAGGGCATCAATCTCACCATTCCCGGCGGCAGCAGCCTGGCCATCGTCGGCCCGACCGGCTCCGGCAAATCCACTCTGGTCAGCCTGATTCCCCGCGTTTACGACGCCTCCGAAGGCTCGGTCCTGGTTGACGGCCGTCCTATCCGCGAGTATCCCCTGGCCTGGCTGCGCAAGAATATCGGCTTCGTGCCGCAGGAAACGTTTCTTTTCAGCGACGCAGTACGGGAAAACATAGCCTTCGGCGTGGAATCGGCTACCGACCTCGCCGTGCGTCAAGCCGCCGAGGGCGCCAATATGGCCCAGGAAATCGAGGGCTTTCCCGAGAAGTACAACACCATGGTCGGCGAGCGCGGCATCACCTTGTCGGGAGGACAAAAACAGCGCACCGCGATCGCCCGCGCTCTCATTCGCGATCCGCGCATCCTGGTGCTCGACGACGCGCTCTCCAGCGTCGATACCTACACGGAAGAGAAAATCCTTAACCACCTGCACGAAGTGATGCGCGGCCGCACCACTATTTTCATCTCCCACCGCGTCTCCACTGTGCGCAACGCCGACCGTATCGCCGTCCTGTTCGACGGCCGCATCGTCGAGTTGGGCACGCACGAAGAGCTGCTCTCGCTCAACGGCTACTACACCGACCTCTACAACAAGCAGTTGCTCGAAGAGGAGTTGGAAACGGTCTAA
- a CDS encoding methyltransferase domain-containing protein: MGAFFRQPRTHPARRRRRFRRRLSRRCPPAPVTSSDPGHSARPHARHLPRNGVGTVAADALALPFRDASFDLVACSLLIHHLERPEIVRFVNEALRVARVAVLLNDLRRQPLHLALIYAGFPLFSRVTRHDGVASVRRAYTPEEIRSILRESGAASVEVENHYLYRMGVLVWKRASP, translated from the coding sequence GTGGGGGCTTTCTTCCGGCAGCCCAGAACTCACCCTGCTCGACGTCGGCGCCGGTTCCGGCGACGTCTCTCTCGCCGCTGCCCGCCAGCTCCGGTCACAAGTTCAGATCCAGGTCACTCTGCTCGACCGCATGCCCGACACCTGCCGCGCAACGGTGTCGGCACAGTTGCCGCCGATGCTCTGGCGCTCCCGTTTCGCGACGCTAGCTTTGACCTCGTCGCCTGTTCCCTGCTCATCCATCATCTCGAGCGTCCGGAAATTGTGCGCTTCGTCAATGAAGCGCTGCGCGTCGCGCGCGTGGCCGTCCTGCTGAACGACCTGCGCCGCCAACCTCTGCATCTCGCGCTCATCTACGCCGGATTCCCGCTGTTCAGCCGCGTGACGCGCCACGACGGCGTTGCCTCCGTGCGCCGCGCCTACACGCCGGAAGAAATCAGATCCATTCTGCGTGAATCCGGCGCAGCTTCCGTCGAAGTCGAAAATCACTACCTCTACCGCATGGGCGTTCTGGTGTGGAAGCGAGCCTCGCCATGA
- a CDS encoding NAD(P)/FAD-dependent oxidoreductase, producing MEASLAMSAYEIAIIGGGPAGTSAATTAARLGARVLLLERSRLPRHKVCGEFISAESLGLLRALLDGTPGSLLLADAPRMHTARIFLDGAVLQAPLPAPAASIERYALDIALWRAAECAGADARMKVAVEKITRSNQHWRLRTTGGDFDASCVVDATGRWSNLRPAIMPVRYFAGVKAHFETTVAEPDTVDLYFWRGGYCGVSRVNRNEVNVCALIDSSALRRGGKQPLQHIFDSHADLRHRSLPWRQSTDVVITSPLLFRGLIPQSDGVVRAGDAAGFIDPFTGDGISLALRTGALAAECLCCVWQDGCAVEAAARDYATTYSRQFAKLFRRTALLRRALAIPGLLHAARWGIIRREMLDFLIKATRAA from the coding sequence GTGGAAGCGAGCCTCGCCATGAGCGCCTACGAGATCGCGATTATCGGCGGTGGCCCGGCAGGAACCTCGGCGGCCACCACCGCGGCGCGACTCGGCGCGCGCGTGCTCCTGTTGGAGCGCAGCCGCCTGCCGCGGCATAAAGTCTGCGGTGAATTCATTTCCGCCGAGTCGCTCGGATTGCTACGCGCGTTGCTCGACGGCACGCCCGGCTCCCTGCTGCTCGCCGATGCCCCGCGCATGCACACCGCGCGCATTTTCCTGGACGGCGCCGTCCTTCAGGCGCCACTGCCTGCGCCTGCCGCCAGCATCGAGCGCTATGCTCTCGATATCGCGCTGTGGCGTGCCGCCGAATGCGCCGGAGCAGACGCCCGCATGAAAGTCGCTGTGGAGAAGATCACGCGCTCTAACCAGCACTGGCGCCTACGCACCACTGGCGGTGATTTCGACGCGAGTTGTGTTGTAGACGCGACCGGCCGCTGGTCCAACCTGCGGCCCGCCATCATGCCCGTTCGCTATTTCGCGGGTGTCAAGGCGCATTTCGAAACCACCGTCGCCGAACCCGATACCGTGGATCTCTACTTCTGGCGCGGCGGCTACTGCGGCGTCAGCCGGGTTAATCGCAATGAGGTAAACGTCTGCGCCTTGATCGACTCCAGCGCACTACGCCGCGGCGGCAAGCAGCCGCTGCAGCACATCTTCGACTCTCATGCTGACCTTCGCCACCGCAGCCTGCCCTGGAGGCAAAGCACCGATGTCGTCATCACCTCGCCTCTCCTGTTTCGTGGCCTGATTCCGCAAAGTGACGGCGTGGTGCGCGCCGGCGACGCCGCCGGGTTCATTGATCCCTTCACTGGCGACGGCATTTCCCTCGCGCTGCGCACTGGAGCCCTGGCTGCCGAGTGCTTATGTTGCGTCTGGCAGGATGGATGTGCCGTCGAAGCGGCCGCGCGCGATTATGCAACCACTTACTCACGTCAGTTTGCCAAGCTGTTTCGGCGCACCGCGCTCCTGCGCCGAGCGCTGGCAATCCCTGGGCTATTACATGCGGCTCGCTGGGGAATTATTCGGCGGGAGATGTTGGATTTCTTGATCAAAGCGACCCGCGCAGCTTAG
- a CDS encoding class I SAM-dependent methyltransferase, which produces MGSVTHNLFKLFRGSAAQSETSAPPSASRISRRSSGLNEFSKSISGKEGLCILDLGSTSAANISRLTGMGHKVCTEDLLEAAHDSQLLVPGPDGKKIIDAARFLRESLAYQGQVFDAVLCWDVADYLPEALVKPVVERLCALLKPGGILLAYFHTRDAGPDAPHYRYHITGNDTLQLQPTAGSGSARFRLQRVFNNRHIENLFREFASLKFFLARDNVREVIVVR; this is translated from the coding sequence ATGGGTTCGGTGACGCACAATCTTTTCAAGCTGTTCCGCGGAAGTGCCGCCCAGAGCGAAACCAGCGCCCCACCGTCGGCGTCGCGGATCAGCCGGCGCTCCAGCGGGCTCAACGAATTCTCCAAGTCAATTTCCGGGAAGGAAGGGCTGTGCATCCTCGACTTGGGAAGCACTTCGGCGGCGAACATCTCGCGCCTGACCGGCATGGGGCACAAAGTCTGCACCGAGGATCTGCTGGAGGCGGCGCACGATTCGCAGTTGCTGGTGCCCGGACCCGACGGCAAGAAGATCATTGACGCGGCGCGCTTCCTGCGCGAAAGCCTTGCCTACCAGGGTCAGGTGTTCGACGCGGTATTGTGCTGGGACGTGGCCGACTACCTGCCGGAGGCGCTGGTGAAGCCGGTGGTGGAACGCCTGTGCGCGCTGCTCAAGCCGGGCGGCATCCTGCTGGCCTACTTCCATACCCGCGACGCCGGACCGGACGCACCGCATTATCGCTATCACATCACCGGCAACGACACGTTGCAACTGCAACCGACGGCAGGCAGTGGATCAGCGAGATTCCGGCTGCAGCGCGTGTTCAATAACCGCCACATCGAGAATCTGTTCCGCGAATTTGCCTCGCTGAAGTTCTTTCTCGCCCGGGATAACGTGCGCGAAGTGATCGTCGTACGGTAG
- a CDS encoding polymer-forming cytoskeletal protein codes for MWKARKDDEIVPSMPASSLIPKEVRAVETPKSANEFRSEVAHIGKSVLVKGELSGSEDLYLDGEVEGSVELRGHNLTVGPHGRVRAHIRARDVVVHGKVDGNVNADRVELKKSAIHVGNIVTQRVIVEDGAFFKGTIDIQREEKAEAKPAAKPVAAAAGVSSTLSSSAAQPSLLEPKR; via the coding sequence ATGTGGAAAGCACGCAAAGACGATGAAATAGTTCCCTCGATGCCAGCCAGCTCTCTTATCCCCAAGGAGGTCCGTGCTGTGGAAACGCCAAAATCCGCTAACGAATTCCGTTCCGAAGTTGCGCACATCGGCAAGTCCGTCCTGGTGAAGGGCGAGTTGTCAGGCAGCGAAGACCTGTACCTGGACGGCGAGGTCGAGGGCAGCGTGGAGCTGCGTGGACACAACCTAACGGTCGGGCCACACGGCAGGGTGCGCGCACATATCCGGGCCCGCGATGTCGTGGTCCACGGCAAGGTAGACGGGAACGTCAATGCCGACCGAGTGGAGCTGAAAAAGTCGGCGATCCACGTGGGCAATATCGTAACCCAGCGGGTGATCGTGGAGGACGGCGCGTTTTTCAAGGGTACGATCGACATCCAGCGGGAGGAGAAGGCGGAAGCGAAGCCTGCGGCGAAGCCGGTTGCCGCGGCAGCCGGTGTGTCGAGTACCTTATCTTCCAGTGCGGCGCAACCGTCGTTGCTGGAGCCAAAGAGGTAA
- the menC gene encoding o-succinylbenzoate synthase, producing the protein MRIEAITLREIRMPLVHFFETSFGRTTERAILLVTLHGDGLNAWGECVAGENPFYSSEWVDSAWVTLAKFLAPQVLGREFATAQECPALLAQVKGHRMAKAAIENALWAAEAVEKNVPLWKLLGGTRRQIECGVSIGIQDSVEQLLEKIETELAAGYRRIKVKVKPGWDLKVLERIRARWPDILLSCDANSAYRMDDVEHLQRFDEFGLLMMEQPLWNDDFFFHARLQKQIKTAICLDESIRHARDAEAALHLGACRIVNIKVGRVGGFSEAVRVHDLCRAHDVPVWCGGMLETGIGRAHNIALSTLENFRLPGDVSASKRYWKEDIIEPEVEVTREGMINVPEAAGTGYRVRDELIEKLTVRREVIGCR; encoded by the coding sequence ATGAGGATTGAAGCTATCACGCTGCGCGAGATTCGGATGCCGCTGGTACATTTTTTTGAGACCAGCTTTGGGCGGACCACCGAGCGCGCCATTCTACTGGTCACACTGCACGGCGACGGGCTGAATGCCTGGGGCGAGTGCGTCGCGGGGGAGAATCCGTTTTACAGCAGCGAGTGGGTGGATTCAGCGTGGGTGACGTTGGCGAAGTTCCTGGCGCCGCAGGTGCTGGGTCGGGAATTTGCGACCGCGCAGGAATGCCCGGCACTGCTGGCGCAGGTCAAAGGCCATCGCATGGCGAAGGCCGCGATCGAGAATGCGCTGTGGGCGGCCGAAGCGGTGGAGAAAAATGTCCCGCTATGGAAATTGCTGGGTGGAACGCGGCGGCAGATCGAGTGCGGGGTGTCAATCGGCATTCAGGATTCCGTCGAGCAGTTGCTGGAGAAGATCGAGACGGAGCTGGCGGCGGGGTATCGGCGGATCAAGGTCAAGGTCAAGCCGGGATGGGACCTCAAGGTGCTGGAGCGGATTCGCGCGCGCTGGCCGGACATCTTGCTGAGTTGCGACGCCAACTCGGCGTACCGCATGGACGATGTCGAGCACCTCCAGCGTTTCGACGAATTCGGGCTGCTGATGATGGAGCAGCCGCTGTGGAACGACGACTTCTTTTTTCACGCGCGGCTGCAGAAGCAGATCAAGACCGCGATTTGCCTGGATGAGTCCATCCGACACGCGCGCGATGCGGAGGCGGCGCTGCACCTGGGGGCGTGCCGGATCGTGAACATCAAAGTGGGACGCGTGGGCGGATTTAGCGAGGCGGTGCGCGTGCACGACCTCTGCCGCGCGCATGACGTGCCGGTGTGGTGCGGCGGGATGCTGGAGACGGGCATCGGGCGGGCGCACAACATCGCGCTCTCGACCCTGGAAAATTTCCGGCTGCCGGGGGACGTGTCGGCCTCGAAGCGCTATTGGAAAGAGGACATTATCGAGCCGGAGGTGGAGGTCACGCGCGAGGGAATGATCAACGTGCCGGAGGCGGCGGGCACCGGATACCGCGTGCGCGATGAGTTGATTGAGAAGTTGACGGTGAGGAGAGAGGTTATCGGTTGCCGGTAA
- a CDS encoding GNAT family N-acetyltransferase — translation MLACVELQKEVWGFTDADLIPLRLFIVARKIGGQVLGAFDGNELVGFALAIPGVRGGHAYLHSHMLAVRLGHRNSGVGRRIKLLQREDALARGFELIEWTFDPLEIKNAHLNLERLGAIARRYNINQYGTTASPLHGGLPTDRLVAEWWLRSKRVEEALGSGGLPEFAVKETVTVPAEINDWKSSEADRGRAAAVQERNRELLVGAFSRGLAALGFRRDQDGNGSFRLGKWDEEWGYGSG, via the coding sequence CTGCTGGCCTGCGTCGAATTGCAAAAGGAAGTGTGGGGATTTACCGACGCCGACCTGATCCCGCTGCGGCTATTCATCGTGGCGCGGAAAATCGGCGGCCAGGTGCTGGGAGCGTTTGACGGCAACGAACTGGTGGGGTTCGCACTGGCCATTCCCGGTGTGCGCGGCGGGCACGCGTACTTGCACTCGCACATGCTGGCGGTGCGGCTGGGACATCGCAACAGCGGCGTGGGGAGGCGAATCAAGCTGTTGCAGCGCGAAGATGCGCTGGCGCGCGGGTTCGAGCTGATCGAGTGGACGTTTGATCCGCTGGAGATCAAGAACGCGCACCTCAACCTGGAGCGGCTGGGGGCGATTGCGCGGCGGTACAACATCAACCAGTACGGGACGACGGCGTCGCCGCTGCACGGCGGCTTGCCGACCGACCGGCTGGTGGCGGAGTGGTGGCTGCGGTCGAAGCGGGTGGAGGAGGCACTGGGAAGCGGCGGGCTGCCTGAGTTTGCCGTGAAGGAGACAGTGACTGTGCCGGCGGAGATCAACGACTGGAAGTCGTCGGAGGCGGACCGTGGACGGGCGGCGGCGGTGCAAGAGCGTAACCGGGAGCTGCTGGTCGGGGCGTTTTCGCGCGGCTTGGCGGCGCTGGGGTTCAGGCGGGATCAGGATGGGAACGGAAGCTTCCGGCTGGGGAAGTGGGACGAGGAGTGGGGTTATGGGAGTGGCTAG
- the mazG gene encoding nucleoside triphosphate pyrophosphohydrolase, whose product MQASFRLGAMATTGERFERAVQIMARLRAPGGCPWDREQTFDSIKPFTLEETYEVLEAIDNRDWDELEGELGDLLLQVLFYAEMSQEEGRFSIDQVLDRLSNKLVDRHPHVFGDVKAETAGDVLRNWEALKAEEKKKRLEKTHPAAPPNNASGQAPPGATRVGQPEKAKEEKKDSVLAGVSSGVPSLLEAFKLSSRAAHVGFEWPEIGGLFDKLHEETEELREQLKDYPAPGPRPPQRGVAGASGLHIAEELRARLEDEVGDLFFVLVNIARYLSLDPESALRKTNRKFRRRFQWMEERMRERGKKLPEATLQEMESLWQESKQQERT is encoded by the coding sequence ATGCAGGCGTCGTTTAGATTAGGAGCGATGGCGACTACTGGCGAACGATTTGAGCGCGCGGTGCAGATCATGGCGCGGCTGCGAGCCCCGGGCGGATGTCCGTGGGACCGCGAGCAGACCTTCGATTCCATAAAACCTTTCACGCTGGAGGAGACCTACGAGGTCCTGGAGGCGATTGATAATCGCGACTGGGACGAGCTCGAGGGCGAGTTGGGCGACCTGCTGCTGCAGGTGCTGTTCTACGCGGAGATGTCGCAAGAGGAAGGGCGCTTCTCGATTGACCAGGTGCTCGACCGGCTGTCGAACAAACTGGTGGACCGGCATCCGCATGTTTTCGGCGACGTGAAGGCGGAGACCGCGGGCGACGTGCTGCGCAACTGGGAGGCGTTGAAGGCGGAGGAGAAGAAGAAGCGTCTGGAAAAAACCCACCCTGCCGCTCCCCCTAACAACGCTTCGGGGCAGGCTCCACCGGGAGCGACAAGGGTGGGGCAACCGGAGAAGGCCAAGGAGGAGAAAAAAGATTCGGTGCTGGCGGGCGTGTCGTCGGGCGTGCCGTCGCTGCTGGAGGCGTTCAAGCTGAGCTCGCGGGCGGCGCACGTCGGATTCGAGTGGCCGGAGATTGGCGGGCTGTTCGACAAGCTGCACGAGGAGACGGAAGAGCTGCGCGAGCAATTGAAGGACTATCCGGCGCCGGGGCCGCGTCCGCCGCAGCGGGGAGTCGCGGGCGCGAGCGGGTTGCACATCGCGGAGGAATTGCGGGCGCGGCTGGAAGACGAAGTCGGAGACCTGTTCTTTGTGCTAGTAAACATCGCGCGCTATCTGTCGCTCGATCCGGAGTCGGCGCTGCGAAAGACGAACCGCAAATTCCGTCGGCGCTTCCAGTGGATGGAGGAGCGCATGCGCGAGCGCGGCAAGAAGCTGCCGGAGGCCACGCTGCAGGAGATGGAGTCGCTATGGCAGGAGTCGAAACAGCAGGAGCGGACGTAG
- a CDS encoding glycine cleavage system protein H: MSILFVLLTFLLIMSITYFLRREQPAAAVQPRVYTQPPAPSMMHDQGFDVPKGYCFHPGHTWVLDEGRQNARIGVDSLGAHLLGKIDRVEVVGLNRWVRQGQKLCTITRDGLSVDLLSPIEGVVVSVNQDAVKDPNVILNDPYKAGWICVVKSPEITTNLNNLLQGALVGSWMQNSVRRLSTMTSRLGVAAAADGGLPVSGLLAQLEPGAQRTMIREFFLT; this comes from the coding sequence ATGTCGATCCTGTTTGTGCTGCTGACCTTCCTGCTCATCATGTCGATCACGTACTTCTTGCGCCGCGAGCAGCCCGCGGCCGCGGTGCAGCCCCGGGTTTATACCCAGCCGCCGGCGCCCAGCATGATGCACGATCAGGGTTTCGACGTGCCCAAGGGCTACTGCTTCCACCCCGGCCACACCTGGGTGCTGGATGAGGGCCGCCAGAACGCGCGCATCGGGGTAGACAGCCTCGGCGCCCATCTGCTCGGCAAAATCGATCGCGTCGAAGTCGTCGGGCTCAACCGCTGGGTCCGCCAAGGGCAGAAGCTCTGCACCATCACCCGCGACGGCCTCAGCGTGGATCTGCTCTCGCCCATCGAAGGCGTGGTCGTTTCCGTCAACCAGGACGCTGTCAAAGACCCCAACGTCATTCTCAATGACCCGTACAAGGCCGGCTGGATCTGCGTCGTCAAGTCGCCGGAGATCACCACCAACCTCAACAACCTGCTGCAGGGAGCCCTGGTCGGCTCGTGGATGCAGAACTCGGTCCGCCGCCTGTCCACCATGACTTCCAGGCTCGGCGTCGCCGCCGCTGCCGATGGCGGACTTCCCGTCTCCGGCCTGCTGGCGCAGTTGGAGCCCGGCGCGCAGCGCACCATGATTCGCGAGTTTTTCTTGACCTAG
- a CDS encoding 4Fe-4S dicluster domain-containing protein gives MSKQSKALLIDITKCIGCQQCSVACKAGHQQPGDPEPTLSATAFTAIEPRGEKFVRRMCMHCEDPSCASVCPVGAIVKTAQGAVRYDGHKCIGCRYCMIACPFSVPKYEWSKLAPYVTKCDMCAERVLAGKQTLCAEACPTGATTFGNREDLLMEAHKRIVENPGTYVARIYGEKEVGGTSVFYISDVPFEQLGFIEPPMNQPMPTLSAAALGEVPTVVTIGGSLLAGLYWFTQRRREVALARVAEQDEKERN, from the coding sequence ATGAGCAAGCAATCCAAAGCGCTGTTGATTGATATCACCAAATGCATCGGCTGCCAACAGTGCTCCGTCGCCTGCAAAGCGGGACACCAGCAGCCGGGCGATCCCGAGCCGACGCTCTCCGCCACCGCCTTTACGGCGATCGAGCCGCGCGGCGAGAAGTTTGTCCGCCGCATGTGCATGCACTGCGAAGATCCGTCTTGCGCCAGCGTCTGCCCGGTCGGTGCCATCGTCAAGACCGCTCAGGGCGCCGTACGCTACGACGGCCACAAGTGCATCGGCTGCCGCTACTGCATGATCGCCTGCCCCTTCAGCGTGCCCAAGTACGAGTGGAGCAAGCTGGCGCCCTACGTCACCAAGTGCGACATGTGCGCCGAGCGCGTCCTGGCCGGCAAGCAGACCTTGTGTGCGGAAGCCTGCCCCACCGGCGCCACCACCTTCGGCAATCGCGAAGACCTGCTGATGGAAGCGCACAAGCGCATCGTCGAGAACCCCGGCACTTACGTGGCGCGCATCTACGGCGAGAAGGAAGTCGGCGGCACTTCCGTCTTCTATATCTCCGACGTGCCCTTCGAGCAGCTCGGATTCATCGAGCCGCCCATGAACCAGCCCATGCCGACGCTCTCGGCCGCCGCGCTGGGTGAAGTGCCGACCGTGGTCACCATCGGCGGATCGCTGCTTGCCGGCCTCTATTGGTTCACCCAGCGCCGCCGTGAAGTCGCCCTGGCGCGAGTGGCCGAGCAGGACGAAAAGGAAAGGAACTGA
- a CDS encoding Ni/Fe-hydrogenase cytochrome b subunit, which yields MKKITLWRAISAVIFAAGLWATYLRFFAGWRAATNLSDGQPWGIWVGVATLCGVGLSAGGFAIAGAVYLLGMERYHAISRASVMIAFLGYLSVVAGYAWELGLPWNFWHPLVMWNRKSVLFEVVWCIMLYTTVLALEFSPALLEKIPHQRIREFLLEWQHRVLIGLVLIGVLLSSLHQSFLGGLFIIFKGKVYPLWYSNYQTTLFYLSAIPAGFAMVIIALYLCHRSLGVKLDLGILKDFSRVITPLLVIFGLFRFADLVRQGAGHYFFLPRSETFYFWLEMALFIVVPVVLFNLRKVRETPIGLYWASAITVMGFIAHRINVSITALERATGTHYVPKWSELAVTVMLVAAAVIAFRWAVLHLKIFPRVEPRTRWLAEPADAD from the coding sequence ATGAAAAAAATCACTTTGTGGCGTGCCATTTCGGCGGTCATTTTTGCCGCCGGACTCTGGGCCACCTACCTCCGGTTCTTCGCCGGATGGCGCGCGGCCACCAATCTTTCTGACGGCCAACCCTGGGGCATCTGGGTGGGCGTCGCCACTCTCTGCGGCGTGGGCCTTTCCGCCGGCGGCTTTGCCATTGCCGGCGCCGTCTACCTGCTCGGGATGGAGCGCTACCACGCCATCTCCCGCGCCTCGGTCATGATCGCCTTCCTCGGCTACCTCTCCGTGGTTGCCGGATATGCCTGGGAGCTCGGACTACCATGGAATTTCTGGCACCCGCTGGTCATGTGGAACCGTAAGTCGGTGCTCTTCGAAGTCGTCTGGTGCATCATGCTCTACACCACCGTGCTCGCGCTGGAGTTCTCGCCTGCGCTGCTGGAGAAGATTCCTCATCAGCGCATCCGCGAGTTCCTGCTCGAGTGGCAACATCGCGTGCTCATTGGCTTGGTGCTGATCGGCGTTCTGCTCTCTTCCTTGCACCAGTCGTTCCTCGGCGGCTTGTTCATCATCTTCAAGGGCAAGGTATATCCGCTCTGGTACAGCAATTATCAGACGACGCTGTTTTACCTCTCGGCGATCCCTGCCGGATTTGCCATGGTCATTATTGCCCTCTATCTCTGCCACCGTTCGCTGGGCGTGAAACTTGACTTAGGCATCCTCAAGGATTTCAGCCGGGTCATCACTCCCCTGCTGGTGATCTTCGGCTTGTTCCGTTTCGCCGACCTCGTCCGCCAGGGCGCCGGCCATTACTTCTTCCTGCCGCGCTCCGAAACCTTTTACTTCTGGCTGGAGATGGCGCTCTTCATCGTCGTACCCGTGGTGCTGTTCAACCTGAGGAAGGTGCGCGAGACGCCCATCGGCCTCTACTGGGCCAGCGCAATTACCGTGATGGGCTTCATCGCCCATCGCATCAACGTCTCCATCACCGCGCTGGAGCGCGCCACCGGCACCCACTACGTTCCCAAGTGGTCGGAGCTGGCAGTAACCGTCATGCTGGTCGCCGCCGCAGTCATCGCCTTCCGCTGGGCGGTTCTGCACCTGAAGATTTTCCCGCGCGTCGAACCGCGCACCCGCTGGCTGGCCGAACCGGCCGATGCGGATTAA